A genomic region of Natronoarchaeum mannanilyticum contains the following coding sequences:
- a CDS encoding enoyl-CoA hydratase/isomerase family protein, producing MESDSFEAGSEHVEVEREGAVGYIRMDRPDAYNALSEAMAGDLRDAVIELADSDDDVRCVVLTGADDWFNTGADLTDLEGDESDGRRLRALASRLHTAIRHMATAPKPVIAGVNGTAAGAGFGLAMAADLVVVSEDARFEYAYPRLGLSGDGGITYLLPELVGHRRAREIALLDAPIDAERAVDYGLATEVVPVSSLDDRLAELADELASGPTRAFGATKRLMANSHGRTFEEHLEAEADTIARLAGTDDYARGHEAFFGDEEPDFQGE from the coding sequence ATGGAATCCGACAGCTTCGAGGCCGGCAGCGAGCACGTCGAGGTCGAGCGCGAGGGCGCGGTGGGCTACATCCGGATGGATCGGCCCGACGCGTACAACGCGCTGAGCGAGGCGATGGCCGGGGACCTGCGCGACGCCGTCATCGAACTCGCCGACTCGGACGACGACGTGCGCTGTGTCGTGCTGACCGGCGCCGACGACTGGTTCAACACCGGCGCCGACCTGACGGACCTGGAGGGCGACGAGTCCGACGGCCGGCGGCTGCGCGCGCTGGCGTCGCGGCTTCACACGGCGATCCGGCACATGGCGACTGCGCCCAAGCCGGTGATCGCCGGCGTCAACGGCACCGCGGCCGGCGCGGGCTTCGGCCTCGCGATGGCCGCCGACCTCGTCGTCGTCTCGGAGGACGCCCGCTTCGAGTACGCCTACCCGCGGCTCGGACTGTCGGGCGACGGCGGCATCACGTACCTCCTGCCGGAACTCGTCGGCCACCGGCGCGCCCGCGAGATCGCGCTGCTCGACGCGCCGATCGACGCCGAGCGCGCCGTCGACTACGGGCTGGCGACCGAGGTCGTCCCGGTGAGTTCGCTGGACGACCGGCTCGCGGAACTCGCCGACGAGTTGGCTTCGGGCCCGACGCGCGCCTTCGGCGCCACCAAGCGCCTCATGGCGAACAGCCACGGGCGGACGTTCGAGGAGCACCTGGAGGCGGAGGCCGACACGATCGCGCGCCTCGCGGGGACCGACGACTACGCGCGCGGCCACGAGGCGTTCTTCGGCGACGAGGAGCCCGACTTTCAGGGCGAGTAG
- a CDS encoding D-2-hydroxyacid dehydrogenase: MSDHDVLVLRKGTHGIPVEEYADALRTRLPDSDVTLARTPEAEREEIEDARIVTGMVLDEELLDRAQNMELFACAYAGVGHLPLDRLREHGVTVTNASGVHGPNMGEHVLGNILTFTRRFNEGFRRQRRNEWRHYKAHELHDGTVTVVGLGAIGQAVVERLEGFDVETIGVRYTPEKGGPTDEVIGFDDDALHGALARTDYLVLACPLTDETRGLIGSEEFVTLPPEAVLVNVARGPVVDTDDLLTALRSGWIRGAALDVTDPEPLPRDHPLWDLGNVQITPHHAGHTPDYYERLADIVAGNVRQIAETGEYDGLENEVSL; encoded by the coding sequence ATGAGCGATCACGACGTGCTCGTGTTACGGAAAGGAACCCACGGAATTCCCGTCGAGGAGTACGCCGACGCGCTCCGCACACGATTGCCCGACAGCGACGTCACGCTCGCGCGGACGCCGGAAGCCGAGCGCGAGGAGATCGAAGACGCCCGGATCGTGACGGGGATGGTACTGGACGAGGAACTGCTCGATCGGGCCCAGAACATGGAACTGTTCGCCTGCGCGTACGCCGGCGTCGGCCACCTGCCGCTCGACCGCTTGCGCGAACACGGCGTCACGGTGACCAACGCCTCGGGCGTCCACGGCCCGAACATGGGCGAGCACGTGCTGGGCAACATCTTGACCTTTACCCGCCGGTTCAACGAGGGGTTCCGCCGCCAGCGCCGCAACGAGTGGCGCCACTACAAGGCTCACGAACTGCACGACGGCACAGTGACGGTCGTCGGCCTCGGCGCGATCGGGCAGGCCGTCGTCGAGCGCCTGGAGGGGTTCGACGTCGAGACGATCGGCGTCCGGTACACGCCCGAGAAGGGCGGCCCGACGGACGAGGTGATCGGCTTCGACGACGACGCCCTCCACGGGGCCCTCGCGCGCACCGACTATCTGGTACTCGCCTGTCCGCTGACCGACGAGACGCGGGGGCTGATCGGCAGCGAGGAGTTCGTCACGCTCCCGCCCGAGGCCGTGCTCGTCAACGTCGCCCGCGGCCCCGTGGTCGACACCGACGACCTCCTGACAGCGCTGCGCTCGGGCTGGATCCGCGGCGCCGCGCTGGACGTGACCGATCCCGAACCGCTGCCCCGGGACCACCCGCTGTGGGATCTCGGAAACGTCCAGATCACGCCCCACCACGCCGGCCACACGCCCGACTACTACGAGCGCCTCGCCGACATCGTCGCCGGAAACGTCCGACAGATCGCCGAAACGGGCGAGTACGACGGACTGGAGAACGAAGTGTCGCTGTAG
- a CDS encoding cbb3-type cytochrome c oxidase subunit I, which translates to MVAGQVVLTVLMGLFLVGVAAWLGRQSDWRPSTVGGGAVEEDRRETAEKPGGLMRWLTTVDHKDIGILYGLFSVTAFVVGGLMVVVMRLELLQPGETIIAAATYNALLTNHGITMLFLFGTPFIAAFANYFIPLFIGANDMAFPRINAIAFWLLPVSAVLIWGGFFLWPIVENVAPAQTSWTMYPPLSTSSTAQGTPAGPTGVVNPGADMMMLGLHLSGISATMGAINFIATIFTERGEDVGWHNLDIFSWTILTQSALIVFAFPLLGSALLMLLSDRNFGTLFFAPEGGGPILWQHLFWFFGHPEVYILVLPPMGIISYVLPRFAGRKLFGFKFVVYSTLAIGVLSFGVWAHHMFASGMDPRMEGAFMAVSLAIAIPSAVKVFNWITTIWSGSITLTAPMLFCIGFISNFIIGGVTGVFLAAVPVNLILHETHYVVGHFHYIVMGAIGFAFFAGFYYWFPLVTGRMYQQRLAKWHFWLSMVGTNVVFFALVLLGYAGMPRKYANYDVPVGPQELFINLNQIATLGALVLFVGQLVWAYNFISSAFEGPIVDDDDPWDLDETGMKTREWDWFRENRMPMSGGGHAIAYDGGTEQDADAEVTSDADAQAPADADATTASPDEDPLSTDADAEAREADRDADEN; encoded by the coding sequence ATGGTAGCTGGCCAGGTAGTCCTGACCGTCCTTATGGGACTCTTTCTCGTGGGCGTCGCCGCGTGGCTCGGACGGCAATCGGACTGGCGACCGTCGACCGTCGGCGGCGGCGCGGTCGAGGAGGATCGCCGCGAAACCGCGGAGAAGCCCGGCGGCCTGATGCGCTGGTTGACGACGGTCGACCACAAGGATATCGGGATCCTCTACGGGCTGTTCTCGGTGACGGCGTTCGTCGTCGGCGGCCTGATGGTCGTCGTGATGCGCCTGGAGCTGCTCCAGCCCGGCGAGACGATCATCGCCGCCGCGACGTACAACGCCCTGCTGACGAACCACGGCATCACGATGCTATTCCTGTTCGGGACGCCCTTTATCGCCGCGTTCGCGAACTACTTCATCCCGCTGTTCATCGGCGCGAACGACATGGCGTTCCCGCGGATCAACGCCATCGCGTTCTGGCTGCTGCCGGTGAGCGCGGTGCTGATCTGGGGCGGCTTCTTCCTCTGGCCGATCGTGGAGAACGTCGCGCCGGCCCAGACGTCCTGGACGATGTACCCGCCGCTGTCAACCTCGAGCACGGCCCAGGGGACGCCCGCCGGCCCTACGGGGGTGGTTAATCCCGGCGCCGACATGATGATGCTGGGGCTGCACCTCTCGGGGATCTCGGCGACGATGGGGGCGATCAACTTCATCGCGACCATCTTCACCGAGCGCGGCGAGGACGTGGGGTGGCACAACCTCGATATCTTCTCGTGGACGATCCTCACCCAGTCGGCGCTCATCGTCTTCGCGTTCCCGCTGCTGGGCAGCGCCCTGTTGATGCTACTCTCCGACCGGAACTTCGGGACGCTGTTCTTCGCTCCCGAGGGCGGCGGCCCCATTCTGTGGCAGCACCTGTTCTGGTTCTTCGGCCACCCCGAAGTGTACATCCTGGTGTTGCCGCCGATGGGGATCATCAGCTACGTCCTGCCCCGCTTCGCGGGCCGGAAACTGTTCGGGTTCAAGTTCGTCGTCTACTCGACGCTCGCGATCGGCGTCCTCTCCTTCGGCGTCTGGGCCCACCACATGTTCGCCTCCGGCATGGACCCGCGGATGGAGGGCGCCTTCATGGCCGTCTCGCTGGCGATCGCCATCCCGAGCGCGGTGAAGGTGTTCAACTGGATCACGACGATATGGAGCGGATCGATCACGTTGACTGCGCCGATGCTGTTCTGCATCGGCTTCATCTCGAACTTCATCATCGGCGGCGTCACCGGCGTGTTCCTCGCCGCGGTGCCCGTCAACCTGATCCTCCACGAAACCCACTACGTGGTCGGGCACTTCCACTACATCGTGATGGGCGCCATCGGCTTCGCGTTCTTCGCCGGGTTCTACTACTGGTTCCCGCTCGTGACCGGGCGGATGTACCAGCAGCGCCTGGCGAAGTGGCACTTCTGGCTCTCGATGGTCGGGACGAACGTCGTGTTCTTCGCGCTGGTCCTGCTGGGCTACGCCGGGATGCCCCGCAAGTACGCCAACTACGACGTGCCGGTCGGGCCCCAGGAGCTGTTCATCAACCTCAACCAGATCGCGACGCTGGGGGCGCTGGTGTTGTTCGTCGGCCAGCTCGTCTGGGCGTACAACTTCATCTCTTCGGCGTTCGAGGGGCCCATCGTCGACGACGACGACCCCTGGGACCTCGACGAGACGGGGATGAAGACCCGCGAGTGGGACTGGTTCCGCGAGAACCGGATGCCGATGTCCGGCGGCGGGCACGCGATCGCGTACGACGGCGGGACTGAACAGGATGCCGATGCAGAGGTTACGTCAGACGCTGACGCACAGGCACCGGCGGACGCCGATGCGACGACGGCATCGCCCGACGAAGATCCGCTATCGACCGACGCGGACGCCGAAGCGCGCGAAGCTGACCGAGACGCCGACGAAAACTAG
- the asd gene encoding aspartate-semialdehyde dehydrogenase, protein MSVRVGILGATGAVGQRLIQQLDPHPQFEIAALTASESSAGRSYSDAAKWRVNTPIPEDVAEITVSATDPDEVPNDVDLIFSSLPSSVGERVEPGFVEDGYVVSSNSSNSRLAEDVPLVIPEVNHDHLDLIEVQRDERGWDGALIKNPNCSTITMVPTLAQLDQFGLEKVFVSTLQAVSGAGYDGVTSMEIIDNVLPHIGGEEEKMESESRKLLGEFDGAELSWHDVDVSASCNRVATLDGHLENVFAELAEDASAADVEAAFREAPTIDLQSAPDELIKVFEDPNRPQPRLDRNVADGQGIATGPVQETSDGVQFDCLAHNTIRGAAGASVLNGELLVEEGYL, encoded by the coding sequence ATGTCAGTACGAGTCGGTATTCTCGGAGCGACCGGCGCGGTCGGACAGCGCCTGATTCAGCAACTCGACCCCCACCCGCAGTTCGAGATCGCGGCCCTGACCGCGAGCGAATCGAGTGCGGGCCGATCCTACAGCGACGCCGCGAAGTGGCGCGTCAACACGCCGATTCCCGAGGACGTCGCGGAGATCACGGTCTCGGCGACCGATCCCGACGAGGTTCCGAACGACGTCGACCTGATCTTCTCCTCGCTGCCCTCCAGCGTCGGCGAGCGGGTCGAGCCCGGCTTCGTCGAGGACGGCTACGTCGTCTCCTCGAACTCCTCGAACTCGCGGCTCGCCGAGGACGTTCCCCTCGTCATCCCCGAGGTCAACCACGACCACCTCGACCTGATCGAGGTCCAGCGCGACGAGCGCGGCTGGGACGGCGCGCTGATCAAGAACCCCAACTGCTCGACGATCACGATGGTGCCGACGCTGGCCCAGCTCGACCAGTTCGGCCTCGAAAAGGTCTTCGTCTCGACGCTGCAGGCCGTCTCCGGCGCTGGCTACGACGGCGTCACCTCGATGGAGATCATCGACAACGTCCTGCCCCACATCGGCGGCGAGGAAGAGAAGATGGAAAGCGAGTCCCGGAAGCTGCTCGGCGAGTTCGACGGCGCCGAGCTCAGCTGGCACGACGTCGACGTCTCGGCGTCCTGTAACCGCGTCGCGACGCTGGACGGCCACCTGGAGAACGTGTTCGCCGAACTCGCCGAGGACGCCTCCGCGGCCGACGTCGAGGCCGCGTTCCGCGAGGCGCCGACGATCGACCTCCAGAGCGCCCCCGACGAGCTCATCAAGGTGTTCGAGGACCCCAACCGGCCCCAGCCCCGCCTCGACCGCAACGTTGCCGACGGCCAGGGCATCGCGACCGGCCCGGTCCAGGAGACCAGCGACGGCGTCCAGTTCGACTGTCTCGCCCACAACACGATCCGCGGCGCCGCCGGCGCCAGCGTGCTGAACGGCGAGCTGCTGGTCGAGGAAGGCTACCTGTAA
- a CDS encoding 30S ribosomal protein S17e — MPIKPGYVKKTGNILLERYPDAFSDDFEHNKDGVDTLTNIESKDVRNRVAGFISRKKSGNAAEA, encoded by the coding sequence ATGCCAATCAAACCTGGGTACGTCAAGAAGACCGGTAACATCCTGCTCGAGCGATACCCCGACGCGTTCTCGGACGACTTCGAGCACAACAAGGACGGCGTCGACACGCTGACAAACATCGAGTCCAAGGACGTCCGGAACCGCGTCGCCGGCTTCATCTCGCGGAAGAAGAGCGGCAACGCCGCCGAAGCGTAA